The genomic segment AAAAAATATTCTTTTCTTCCATTTTTCGCACTTTTATATTCAACATAAAATTTATTTCTGGAATTCCTGTCCACGCTACTCCACTATATCTAATGCTTTCTCTCTTGTAATGATTCAAAAAAGTGATACATGAATCCAGTTCTCCATTTTCCAGGCATTCTTTTATATATAAAAGCAAATGTTTTTCATCGTGCACCAAACACCGATACCGGTCATATGACATTCTCAATTCTTCATATTCTTCTTCCATTAATTTGCATCTCATATCTAAAATCTGATTTCTCATTTCTAGGGTCTTTTTTTGAAACTTAACATATACACCAATCAATGCTATATTACTAACTGCTAATAAACATGCGGTCATTACAAAATTTTCCTTTTTAATCGTACCAAATTTGTATATGATGCTAACTATTAATAAAACATACTCTAACAATCCAATAATAAAAAGTTCCTTCAGACGTGTACGCAATATTCCTTTTATACTGTTTACTGACAAAATAAATTTAATTATCCAAAATATGAATAAACAGCCTAAAATCCAAAATATAACTTCCTGATATGTATGTCCTCTCGGATATGAATAAAAATCATCCCACTGTTTATGGTTAAACACCCCTGCATATACAACATAAGCCTCTTTTATCAATCCTATATTAACTGCATAGAAAAAATTCCAAACATATGCCTGTTTAAATGTGCAATCAAAGTAGCAAAAAACATATAATACAATTATTCCACTCCCAAGAATAATCATTAACAACGATTGATATCCAGCCCAATACTGAGCAGTTAACCAAAATATCATGCCGATATATAATATTCTTCTTAAGACCATCTCCTTTTTCTTTACAAAAAAAATATCATATATAATTCCTGCAATTAATCCAATTATGTATATACAAATAACTTTTATGACATATTTTTCTATTTTTTTATCAATCTGCCATAATGAAACAGAAAAATTATAAATTCCAAAAAAAATCAAAGAATACAACAGCCATTCTAGAGCGTGTCTGAAAAACATTTTAAATTGTTTATTTTAACCAAATTAATATTGAGGCGATACAAATAAATCCCAAGTAGGTTGCAGCTAATTTGTCATAACGTGTAGCGATTCGTCGGAATGCTTTTAATTTCAGAAAATACTTTTCTACTAAATGGCGTTCTTTGTATAACCACCAATCACAATGACGTTCAAATTTAGCTCCCTTTCGGGATGGAATGGTTGGCTCTCCACCGCGTGCGTACACATAATCAAGCAATTTATTACTGTCATATCCTCGGTCAGCTAACACATTGCTTCCGTTTATTTCAATTTGATCGAGCAAAGGGATTGCATAATTGATATCATTACGCTGTCCCTCACTGATCATTAAATAAACTGGATATCCATAGGCATCTACTACCGCATGGATTTTGGTGCTGGCTCCTCCACGACTATGCCCGATTTCATTTGAAGGCCCCCTTTTTTTGCACCGGCACTATGCTGGTGCGCCTGGATAATAGAAGCATCAATGGATAATTCTTCCAATTCTGCTTCAAGACTTAAAATACGGAAAATATTATCAAGGATACCATCATCGATCCATTTTCGGAATCGGCTATAGACAGTTTTCCATGAACCATAACGTTCAGGAAGATCGCGCCAAGGTGCCCCACTACGTGCAAGCCATACAATTCCATTCATAATGATACGATTGTCTTTCCTTGGACGTCCTTGTTTTCCAGTATTTTCAGGAGGTAATAAAGGTTCAATGCGAAGCCATTCTTCATCAGTCAACTCATATCGTCTCAACATAGTGAACACCCCTTTTTCTTTATTTTATCATGAAAAAGGGAAATAAAACATGCGTTTTGTGCAATTTTTATTTTTCAGACACGCTCTAGAACATAATATTTTTTTTCTAATATTCTTCGTTCAGAAAACGTCTGGCTAAATATCCAGACACCTATCCCTGTCTCCATAAACGTTGCCAGTCCATACAATAAAACTTTCAGCATTCTTCATACCCCCCAGTAATTCAGAATTGCTTCTCTGACACCTTTGAATCTTTCTCTGCCAACTGTAATAATATTACCGTCCCGCATATAAAGATCCCTTCCTTTCATCTTCATCACATGTTGGATGTTTGCAAGATATCCTCTGTCAGATATAATAAATTCTTTTGAATTCAGTTCCTTTTCTACTGTTGACAGACTTGCTCTGATCTTTACTTCCCCACGCCTGTGCACAAAAATGACATATTTTCCTTCTTTTTTCATATAGAAAATATCAGAATATGCCAGTTTTTCAACTTCATTTCTTTTATTTATGATATAGTACCGCTCTTCTTTCTCCATAATTCCAGGAAGAAGCGCATCATAAGCCTGCGGAAGTTTTTCCTTCAGACACTCTTTGGGGATATAACGATAGGTGTTTACCTCATATGCTTCTATTGCATAATCCACAAAATTTGTAATAAATATAATAACCGGATCCGGATAAAGTCTGCGAATTTCCCTCGCTGCCTCTATTCCGTTTTCTCCAGGCATCCGGATATCCAGAATATACATATCGAATTTTTCTTCATTCAATCCCAGCAGAAACCATTCCACATTCTGGTATATCGTTACCGTGCAATCTACGTTTTTCTCTGCAAAATACTGTTCTGTGATATCCTTTTCTTTTTTCAGATACATTTCGTCATCATCCAGAATCATTATTCTTATCATAGCAATTATTCCTCCATGAATGTATAAAATCTGAATTTCTTCACATCATAAAAATAACTTTCATCCTTATTGATGACCAGCTCATAAACCTCGATATCCCCTTTGGTTGTCACATCAGTTCTGTGATACTGATAAATGTATCTGCCTTCCTCATGGTTTTTTACCTTTCTGATGATATCATCCACCAGTTCTCCGATTGTCATCGGACTGTCTCTGGAAGGTCTCCATCTTCCAATCATACCACGAACCTGTGACTTGGTCAGTTTAATTCTCTTTCCAAGAAGATATCCTTTCGGGAAAAAGTCTTCTCTGGTCTTTCCTGTCTTTTTTAATATCTCACGTATTGTCTTATTTTCTTCATCTAAAGCAAATCCCATATTAGCATAAGCCTGCATATGAAGCAACGCTAATTCGAGATATTTACTGTTTTCAGATTCTTTATTCCATAACAGTAATTTGTCCAGACTTTTATATACAGTTTCTCTGATTGTAATTCCCTGATTTTGCAAAGTCTGCAAAGAAAACATCATGGTATACAAATCCTTTGTATATTCGTCCATATTCCTATATTCCTCCTGTCATAAAACATATCAAATTTGATTAGTCGCTTGTCATTTATATCCTTATACATATTTAATTCCGTCTGTTAAACTTTATCAAAGGAAAGGATTTTTATTTATGAAAAACAATACTATCGGAAAAAGAATTGCAGAAGCTCGGATCAACAGAAATATTACCCAGGAACACCTGGAAGAATTAAGTGGTTTATCTGTAAGTACGATCAGCCGGATTGAAACAGGTAAGTATATGCCTACTATTGAAAATCTCCTTAAGCTTTCTGAAATTCTTGATGTGGGACTTGACTATTTTCTTT from the Blautia wexlerae DSM 19850 genome contains:
- a CDS encoding helix-turn-helix domain-containing protein, encoding MKNNTIGKRIAEARINRNITQEHLEELSGLSVSTISRIETGKYMPTIENLLKLSEILDVGLDYFLYDLLPHNKDIQSPAIQDAISIMNQMGERQTEYIVKILKIYQASHQD
- a CDS encoding ATP-binding protein; this translates as MFFRHALEWLLYSLIFFGIYNFSVSLWQIDKKIEKYVIKVICIYIIGLIAGIIYDIFFVKKKEMVLRRILYIGMIFWLTAQYWAGYQSLLMIILGSGIIVLYVFCYFDCTFKQAYVWNFFYAVNIGLIKEAYVVYAGVFNHKQWDDFYSYPRGHTYQEVIFWILGCLFIFWIIKFILSVNSIKGILRTRLKELFIIGLLEYVLLIVSIIYKFGTIKKENFVMTACLLAVSNIALIGVYVKFQKKTLEMRNQILDMRCKLMEEEYEELRMSYDRYRCLVHDEKHLLLYIKECLENGELDSCITFLNHYKRESIRYSGVAWTGIPEINFMLNIKVRKMEEKNIFFKVDSKIEKIPMKDIDFVVLLGNLLDNAIEAAEKCEEGKGKITCIFRNINDMFIFKVKNTSIYKPYEKNTKFYTSKKEKDEHGWGIESVKQIVRKYNGEIDFKYDKDFFEVEIIISDNT
- a CDS encoding LytR/AlgR family response regulator transcription factor — translated: MIRIMILDDDEMYLKKEKDITEQYFAEKNVDCTVTIYQNVEWFLLGLNEEKFDMYILDIRMPGENGIEAAREIRRLYPDPVIIFITNFVDYAIEAYEVNTYRYIPKECLKEKLPQAYDALLPGIMEKEERYYIINKRNEVEKLAYSDIFYMKKEGKYVIFVHRRGEVKIRASLSTVEKELNSKEFIISDRGYLANIQHVMKMKGRDLYMRDGNIITVGRERFKGVREAILNYWGV